The following are encoded together in the Pungitius pungitius chromosome 7, fPunPun2.1, whole genome shotgun sequence genome:
- the LOC119216633 gene encoding clumping factor A-like, with protein sequence MFVSADESEEADESEEADEPEEADEPEEEDEPEEADEPEEADEPEEADEPEEADESEEADESEADESEADESEADDEELDDIKAGGWLSYFRLGKADNIPARVKKAPLYSSDESSTYEEEIQEAAENPEGHLASTNGEYGANNEERNDIKAGGWLSYFRPRKADNEPARVIEAPLYSSDESSSYEESENSDDDSASTTEETDDNTSDEESDYSDDDSASTSADNGSSSDSVVVVGMRAVKRKATAAEDGLMRKKRRVIIPRDSVETTKQRRCIGMRAVKRKITAAEDEPMGKKRRVIGYSEEENKQNFKDFLQICLKFNPFTGPTLEQLKNHPWLR encoded by the exons atgtttgtgtctgcagatgAGTCTGAGGAGGCAGACGAGTCTGAAGAGGCAGACGAGCCTGAGGAGGCAGACGAgcctgaggaggaagacgagcctGAGGAGGCAGATGAGCCTGAAGAGGCAGACGAGCCTGAGGAGGCAGATGAGCCTGAAGAGGCAGACGAGTCTGAGGAGGCAGACGAGTCTGAGGCCGACGAGTCTGAGGCCGACGAGTCTGAGGCCGACGATGAAGAACTGGATGACATCAAGGCAGGAGGATGGCTATCGTATTTCCGCCTCGGCAAAGCCGACAACATACCTGCAAGAGTTAAAAAAGCTCCAT TGTACTCATCGGACGAGAGTTCAACATACGAAGAGGAGATTCAAGAGGCAGCCGAAAACCCTGAGGGTCACTTAGCGTCCACCAATG GCGAGTATGGGGCCAACAATGAAGAACGGAATGACATCAAGGCAGGAGGATGGCTATCGTATTTCCGCCCCCGCAAAGCCGACAACGAACCTGCAAGAGTTATAGAAGCTCCAT TGTACTCATCGGACGAGAGTTCATCATACGAAGAAAGCGAAAACTCTGATGATGATTCAGCGTCCACCACAGAAGAGACTG ATGACAATACATCCGACGAAGAAAGCGATTACTCTGATGATGATTCAGCGTCCACCTCAGCAGACAATG GAAGCTCCAGCGACTCTGTGGTGGTCGTTGGCATGAGAGCTGTCAAGAGGAAAGCCACCGCTGCTGAGGACGGactgatgaggaagaagaggcgggTCATCATCCCTCGAGACAGCGTGGAGACAACCAAACAAA GAAGGTGCATCGGCATGAGAGCTGTCAAGAGAAAGATCACCGCTGCTGAGGACGAACCGATGGGCAAGAAGAGGCGGGTCATTGGgtacagtgaggaggagaacaaaCAAA ACTTTAAGGACTTCCTCCAGATTTGCCTGAAATTCAACCCTTTCACAGGCCCAACGCTGGAGCAGCTCAAGAATCACCCATGGCTTAGATGA